The proteins below are encoded in one region of Pomacea canaliculata isolate SZHN2017 linkage group LG7, ASM307304v1, whole genome shotgun sequence:
- the LOC112569461 gene encoding uncharacterized protein LOC112569461, producing MLNLFMGLHVMQCVVLLIFGNKSKKTCTELEVLEMTPSQKKITVNENSLFNLTVRLRKSYCPEKWNWSLVKLSTYDNDKQFDVCKIIVSSGTCQLSGWSQCVCLQDGFVQFSKWVTQEDSQIFIWKWSDSHSLSTDKIREITLFVKRSVLIERGKATGRYFGLDLFDICCRMMNIVHRIYWCDLA from the exons ATGCTAAACTTATTCATGGGGCTCCATGTCATGCAGTGTGTTGTGCTTCTCATATTCGGCAACAAGTCCAAGAAGACAT GCACTGAGCTGGAGGTACTGGAAATGACTCCTagccaaaagaaaataacagtgaATGAAAATTCATTATTCAATTTAACAGTCCGCTTACGCAAGTCCTACTGCCCCGAAAAGTGGAACTGGTCTCTTGTGAAGTTGTCCACCTACGATAATGACAAACAATTCGATGTCTGCAAAATTATTGTAAGCAGCGGGACGTGTCAATTGTCAGGCTGGTcacagtgtgtttgtttacaagacGGCTTTGTCCAGTTCTCTAAGTGGGTAACACAAGAAGACAGTCAGATCTTCATTTGGAAATGGAGTGATTCCCACTCACTCTCCACCgacaaaataagagaaataacTCTTTTTGTTAAAC GTTCAGTTTTAATTGAAAGAGGAAAAGCAACAGGTAGGTACTTTGGTCTTGACCTTTTTGATATTTGCTGCAGGATGATGAACATTGTCCATAGAATTTATTGGTGCGACTTGGCTTAG